One region of Epilithonimonas zeae genomic DNA includes:
- the dacB gene encoding D-alanyl-D-alanine carboxypeptidase/D-alanyl-D-alanine-endopeptidase — protein sequence MKNLLIVPLLISQTYFSQSVSDNLDKSVKEMLSTSNALSANLSFYVSDENGNLVYEYNGNKGLSTASTQKIFTSAAALETLGKNYQFKTTASYSGKISNGNLEGDFYITSNGDPTLGSWRYENYKPENFKQQLLEAIKKSGIKKISGNLIIDDSYFDFQSTPGGWPWNDLGNYYGAGTFGVNWRENQFDININGNQFKSFSYDLDNVNWINELKTGGSSDQSLIFTAPHSETAMINGILPAGKVTTVSGATPNPPMQLAVEIKKLLEENGISILGKTTTYYNEKIAGKSVSKAPTQNQIFEYKSPTLDKIVYWFLRKSINLYGETLIKTMAKEKRNNPSFETGVDFLKDFWKSKGINPMMINFADGSGLSPQNYVSAKAQVQALLYAKKQNWFDAFYEGFPTQNGIKMKSGTIKDSKSFAGYQTSKSGKNYVFSIILNNYQGGSISNALFKILDNLK from the coding sequence ATGAAGAATCTTCTTATTGTCCCATTACTAATTTCGCAAACTTACTTTTCACAATCAGTTTCTGATAATCTGGACAAATCAGTGAAAGAAATGCTGTCCACTTCCAATGCTTTGTCAGCTAATCTTTCTTTCTATGTTTCGGACGAGAATGGAAACTTGGTTTATGAATACAATGGGAACAAAGGACTTTCTACAGCCAGCACGCAAAAGATTTTTACGTCTGCTGCGGCTTTGGAAACATTGGGAAAGAATTATCAGTTCAAAACTACAGCTTCATACTCTGGGAAAATATCAAATGGCAATCTGGAGGGAGATTTTTACATTACTTCTAATGGCGATCCTACTTTGGGAAGCTGGCGTTATGAAAATTACAAGCCGGAGAATTTCAAACAGCAATTATTAGAAGCTATCAAGAAATCTGGAATCAAGAAAATATCAGGCAATCTGATTATCGATGATTCTTATTTTGATTTCCAAAGTACGCCTGGAGGCTGGCCCTGGAATGATTTGGGGAACTATTACGGTGCAGGAACTTTTGGGGTAAACTGGAGAGAAAATCAGTTTGATATTAATATTAATGGAAATCAATTCAAAAGTTTTTCATATGATTTGGATAATGTCAATTGGATCAATGAACTGAAAACCGGCGGAAGTTCTGACCAAAGTTTAATCTTCACAGCACCACATTCCGAAACCGCAATGATCAATGGGATCTTACCTGCTGGAAAGGTAACTACGGTTTCCGGAGCAACACCTAATCCTCCAATGCAATTAGCTGTCGAAATCAAGAAACTACTGGAAGAAAACGGAATTTCTATTTTGGGGAAAACAACTACTTATTATAATGAGAAGATTGCCGGAAAATCCGTTTCAAAAGCACCAACTCAAAATCAAATCTTTGAATATAAATCGCCAACGCTGGACAAAATTGTCTATTGGTTTTTGAGAAAAAGTATCAATCTTTATGGAGAAACGCTCATCAAAACAATGGCGAAAGAAAAACGAAATAATCCGAGTTTTGAAACCGGTGTTGACTTCTTAAAAGACTTTTGGAAATCCAAAGGCATTAACCCAATGATGATTAATTTTGCAGATGGAAGCGGACTTTCGCCACAGAATTATGTTTCTGCAAAAGCCCAAGTTCAGGCTTTACTTTACGCTAAAAAACAAAATTGGTTTGATGCTTTTTATGAAGGTTTCCCCACTCAGAATGGCATCAAAATGAAAAGCGGAACGATCAAAGACAGCAAGTCTTTTGCAGGTTATCAGACTTCCAAAAGTGGTAAGAACTATGTGTTTTCTATCATTCTTAATAATTATCAGGGCGGAAGCATCAGCAATGCTTTGTTCAAAATTCTAGATAATCTTAAGTAG
- the trhA gene encoding PAQR family membrane homeostasis protein TrhA: protein MPKKNRKKEELYNVITHGLGVILSVVALILMIYYSVISGSGIAIASSLVFGISLILLYSASTVYHAVYKLKWKKICQRIDHLSIYLLIAGTYTPIALLGLKGAWGWSMFGVIWGMALIGFIFKFSPLRNNEKISLSLYALMGWAAIIAIKPMIENLSTGALTLIILGGLCYTFGIYFYAKDRKPFYHPIWHLFVLGGSIMHFCAVFFFILP, encoded by the coding sequence ATGCCGAAGAAGAACCGCAAAAAAGAAGAATTATACAACGTCATCACGCACGGTCTTGGGGTTATACTTTCTGTCGTCGCTTTGATTCTGATGATTTATTATTCCGTGATTAGCGGTAGTGGGATTGCGATTGCTTCTTCTTTGGTCTTCGGCATCAGTTTGATACTACTCTATTCTGCTTCTACCGTTTATCACGCGGTTTATAAACTAAAATGGAAAAAAATCTGTCAGAGAATCGACCATCTCAGTATCTATCTTCTCATCGCAGGAACCTACACACCCATCGCACTTCTAGGACTGAAAGGCGCATGGGGCTGGAGTATGTTTGGTGTGATTTGGGGAATGGCTTTGATTGGTTTTATTTTCAAATTTTCACCATTGAGGAACAACGAGAAAATCTCACTTTCACTTTATGCTCTGATGGGTTGGGCTGCCATTATCGCTATAAAACCAATGATAGAGAATCTTTCCACAGGCGCATTAACATTGATTATTCTTGGTGGATTATGCTACACGTTCGGAATCTATTTTTATGCTAAAGACAGAAAACCATTTTACCATCCTATCTGGCACCTATTTGTTTTAGGTGGTAGTATTATGCATTTTTGTGCGGTTTTCTTTTTTATCCTTCCTTAG
- the pruA gene encoding L-glutamate gamma-semialdehyde dehydrogenase: MSKAISQVPFAQNEPVNSYAPGSDEVKSLISTYKKMWKEKTEIPMVIGGKDIKTDKKVQLSSPQDHKHDFGFYYEGDMSHVDQAIEAALAAKSKWNALGWEHRAAIFLKAADLLAGPYRDVINAATMIGQSKNVHQAEIDSACEFIDFLRFNVEFMTELYAEQPVSDAGIWNRVEYRPLEGFCFAVTPFNFTAISGNLPACMAMMGNVVVWKPSDKQVYSAKVIMDVLKEAGLPDGVINMIFTDGKETAEKVLAHPDFAGLHFTGSTKVFQGMWKMIGDNIHNYRSYPRIVGETGGKDFVMVHPSANVEAVATGLVRGAFEYQGQKCSAASRAYIPKSLWNEVKAVMEAQIKTIKIGSPEDPSNFVNAVIDKNSFEKCKGYIERAEASNDANVIIGGKYDDKKGWFVHPTVIETINPYYESIVEEIFGPILTVYVYEDENWEDTLKLVDTSTQYSLTGSIFAQDRYAIDEAYKALENASGNFYINDKPTGAVVGQQPFGGSRASGTNDKAGSKMNLTRWVSVRSIKETFVSPKDYKYPYLG, translated from the coding sequence ATGTCTAAAGCCATTTCTCAAGTGCCTTTTGCACAAAACGAACCTGTAAATTCTTATGCTCCAGGTTCTGACGAGGTAAAAAGCCTTATTTCTACTTATAAAAAAATGTGGAAAGAAAAAACCGAAATCCCAATGGTAATCGGTGGAAAAGATATTAAAACAGATAAAAAAGTACAACTTAGTTCGCCTCAGGACCACAAACATGATTTTGGTTTCTATTATGAAGGCGATATGTCTCATGTTGATCAAGCTATCGAAGCGGCTCTTGCTGCAAAGTCTAAGTGGAATGCATTGGGTTGGGAACACAGAGCAGCAATTTTCCTAAAAGCAGCTGATCTTTTGGCTGGACCTTACAGAGATGTTATCAATGCTGCAACAATGATTGGGCAATCTAAAAATGTGCATCAGGCAGAGATTGATTCAGCTTGTGAGTTCATCGATTTCTTACGTTTCAATGTAGAATTTATGACTGAACTATACGCTGAGCAGCCGGTTTCTGATGCAGGAATCTGGAATCGTGTAGAATACAGACCGCTTGAAGGTTTTTGTTTTGCGGTGACGCCTTTCAACTTTACAGCCATCTCCGGAAACTTGCCTGCTTGTATGGCAATGATGGGAAATGTTGTGGTTTGGAAACCTTCTGATAAGCAGGTTTATTCAGCAAAAGTTATTATGGATGTTCTGAAAGAAGCCGGACTTCCGGATGGTGTTATCAATATGATTTTCACTGATGGGAAAGAAACAGCTGAGAAAGTTTTAGCTCACCCAGACTTTGCAGGTCTACATTTCACAGGTTCTACCAAGGTTTTCCAAGGAATGTGGAAAATGATTGGTGATAATATCCATAACTACAGATCTTACCCAAGAATCGTTGGAGAAACTGGCGGAAAAGACTTCGTGATGGTTCATCCTTCTGCGAATGTTGAAGCTGTTGCAACAGGTTTGGTAAGAGGTGCTTTTGAATATCAAGGACAAAAATGTTCTGCTGCATCCAGAGCTTACATTCCGAAATCGCTTTGGAATGAAGTAAAAGCGGTGATGGAAGCTCAAATCAAAACGATTAAAATAGGTTCTCCTGAAGACCCTTCAAACTTCGTAAACGCAGTTATTGATAAAAATTCTTTCGAGAAATGTAAAGGTTACATCGAAAGAGCTGAAGCTTCAAACGACGCAAACGTGATCATCGGTGGAAAATATGACGATAAAAAAGGATGGTTCGTGCATCCAACTGTTATCGAAACCATCAATCCTTATTACGAAAGTATTGTTGAGGAAATCTTCGGTCCAATCCTGACGGTTTATGTTTATGAAGACGAAAACTGGGAAGACACTTTGAAACTGGTTGACACATCGACGCAATATTCTTTGACTGGATCTATTTTCGCACAAGACAGATATGCGATTGACGAGGCTTACAAAGCTTTGGAAAATGCTTCAGGAAACTTCTATATCAATGACAAACCAACCGGAGCAGTTGTAGGACAACAGCCTTTCGGAGGCTCCAGAGCGTCCGGAACCAATGATAAAGCAGGTTCTAAAATGAATTTGACTCGTTGGGTGTCTGTAAGAAGTATTAAGGAAACTTTTGTCTCTCCAAAAGATTACAAATATCCATATTTAGGTTAA
- the pncA gene encoding bifunctional nicotinamidase/pyrazinamidase yields MKKALIIVDVQNDFCEGGALAVPGANTIIPYINLLMEENEYDQIVLTQDWHPADHKSFASNNGKNVGETISLNGVPQFMWPDHCVQGTFGAEFHKDLNRDKVTHIIQKGKNVEIDSYSGFQDNNHFMKTGLEDFLKYHDIQLVEIVGLALDYCVKFTAIDAFNAGFVTCLHFNGTKAVNVKPDSARNTIYDLAEKGITILA; encoded by the coding sequence ATGAAAAAAGCGCTTATTATAGTTGATGTTCAAAATGATTTCTGTGAAGGTGGCGCTCTTGCCGTTCCGGGAGCTAACACCATCATTCCCTATATCAATCTTCTGATGGAAGAAAACGAATATGACCAAATCGTTTTGACACAAGACTGGCATCCCGCAGACCATAAAAGTTTCGCTTCCAACAATGGAAAAAATGTTGGAGAAACCATTTCTCTAAATGGCGTTCCTCAATTTATGTGGCCGGATCATTGTGTTCAGGGAACTTTTGGAGCTGAGTTTCATAAAGATTTGAATCGTGATAAAGTCACACACATCATTCAGAAAGGAAAAAATGTCGAGATTGACAGCTACAGTGGTTTTCAGGATAACAATCATTTTATGAAAACAGGATTGGAGGATTTCCTGAAATATCACGATATTCAGTTGGTTGAGATTGTTGGATTGGCTTTGGATTATTGTGTGAAATTCACTGCGATTGATGCTTTTAATGCTGGATTTGTCACTTGCTTACATTTCAACGGAACAAAAGCTGTGAATGTAAAACCGGACAGCGCCAGAAACACGATTTATGATTTAGCTGAGAAAGGAATTACTATTTTAGCGTAA